ATTGCGGGTGCGCTGACCGACAAAATTTATGAGCGGCTTTATGCTTGAATGACTAAGTTTTGGTTTACTATCTCGCCTACCAAAGGCGGTCCAGTCAGACAGCCTGCTTGCTACGAATCTTCGGAAACCCCCGCCAGCATTCGAGATAAAGCAACAAATACTGTATTGCGCTGCGTCAATCGTAAGATTGACCGACAAACGTCTCTCAGGTTCTGGCATGCAATCCTCGGACGCCAGAGTCTTTAGGCCGACACGCTGTGTCGGCCTTTTTTATTCCCGCCGCACTTTCTTTGCCAATGCCAATAGCCATCGAGCTTCCCGCGCATTTAAGAGATGATTGCGCGACAGGCAAACCAAATCACCGGCATAGCGTCGCTGAAATTAACAATTTGGTGAAAATAAACCGCTATTCGCGCAAAGGGCGGGCATTGCCACGGCCGATAGGCCGGTAAACCGCGCTGCCGCAATGGAAAAAAAGGGAATGGATTTTTCGTTACCGCCATTCCGCGTCTTTGTCACGAATAACGAATGGATGTCAATTAAGGCAAAACACCAAGGTTGGCGCTTACTCACCGGGAACAGCAGAGCCGCGCACGCGCGGCCCGACCTTAACGGATGCCGAACTTATGGTCCAGCGAGAACACGCCCGCACCACGCCCGATGATCACCAGCAGCAAGCCGGCCCACGACAGATGCGTCGGCCATGCGTCCGGATAGACGAATACCTCGATCACGGTCGTCATGCCGAGCAACGCGAACGCGGAGAAGCGCGAGAACAGACCCAGCACCAGCAGCAACGGGAAAAGATGCTCCGAATAGGCGGCAATGTGCGCGGCGATTTCCGGCGGGACGAGCGGCAGCTTGTATTCGGTGCGAAACAGTTCGTACGTGCTCGGCGTCAACGTGAGAATGCCGCTCACCTTCGTGCGTCCCGACATGAAGAAGATCGCGGCAATCGCGAAGCGCGCGACCAGCGACAACAGCGAATCGTTGATCAAAACTTGCAGCTTCGCGGCAAGTGCGTTCCAACGTCCGCGCAACGTGTTGTGCGCGCTGGGCGCCGTGTTCTGGATCGCTTCCATGTGAATCTCCGTGTCGGTCAAAGTGTTCCGTGAGGTGCAACGTCGATCGCAGCGAATGCGCCCGCCGCGATCAGGTCGCCGAGAAGTTGCGTGAAATCGAGTGAGGGTTGCGCGTCGAGCGCGTTTTGCGCGGCGGCGTCGAGTGTCTGCGATGCGGCGCACGCGTCGAGAAATGCGCAGCCGCCCGTGCCGAGCGGTCGCCACTGCACCGCGCCTTCCGGCCGTGTCAGCAATGCGCCTTCGCCCGACCAGTCGAGTTCTGGCGGCAGTTCGACCGCTTCACGATTGCAATGCCAGATCGTGTAAGCCGGCTGGTTGGCGAACCATTGCCAGCGCACGGCGGCGCGCAACGGCAGCGTCAGTCGTCCAAGCGCTTCCGGCGCAAGGCAGGCCAGTGAGACAACGTCGATGCCGGGTTCATCCGCGGCCGCATGCGTTTCGGTCCACAGGCGATCGAGCCGCGCGACGTTCGCCAGATAAGGCAGCTCGCGAGCGGGCTCGAAGCTGTCCAGAAACGCGGGGAAATCGTGGCCGTAGTACAGCAGCCGCGCGTCCGAAGGCGCTTGCCGGCGCACATAAATCGCGGCGGCCGCGCGAAACCAGTCGCTGCCGACCAGTCGCTCCACGCTCGGAAAGTTCGCTTGCAATGCGTCGATGCAAGCTTTCACGACGTTGTTGCGATACACCGCGAAGCCCGGTTGCGCGAGCAGCGAATCGAGCAAGGGCGACGCCGCGTCGGCGTCGTAGAGCGCGCCCGCGAATGCATCCTGGAAGTGGCTGAGCGAGCGGTTCATACCATCGCCTCCGTACTCGCCAATAACCGTTGAGCGATAGCGCGTTCCGTCAACAGAGCGTCGAATGGCGGAATGTGATCGTCGCGTTCTATCAGCGTGGGTCTCGCGCCGATTCGTTCGATCAGGTGGCCGTACAGGGACCAGACGTCGTCGGCGATCGGCGCATCGTGAGAGTCGATCAGTAACGTGGTGGCGCCGTGAGCGTCGCGGCTATGTCCGGCGAGATGAATTTCCATCACCGCATCCGCCGGCACCGCGTCGAGATACGACGCCGCGTCGAAGCCCAGGTTGTGCGCGCTGATATAAACGTTGTTCACGTCGAGCAGCAAACCGCACCCTGTGGTGCGGCACAGTTCGCCGAGAAACGTCAGCTCGTCCATTTCATGACCGTCGAGCTGAAGATAATGCGTGGGGTTTTCAATCGCGATGCGCCGCGCAAGCGCATCCTGAGTCCGGGCGATGTTGTCCGCGATCCGCACGAGCGCTTCGCGGGTGCGTGGAAACGGCAGCAGATCCGGGTGATACGCGCCGCGCCACGTAGACCAGGCGAGATGCTCCGAGACCAGCGTGGGCTCGACGCGATCCGCCAACGCCCTCAGTCTTTGTAGATGAACCGCGTCGGGCGCACTATCCGCCGCCAGCGACAACGACACACCATGCAACGACAGCGGATGACGGCTGCGAATCGCGTCCAGCCATGCGAGGCGAGGGCCGCCGTCGACCATGTAGTTCTCGGGATGAACCTCGAACCACAGACCTTCCGCATTGCAGTCGTGGGCCTGCGCGTAGTGGTCGGGCTTGAGGCCCAAACCGGCGCCCATGTGGGTTAGCGTCTTCATGATCGGCGGGCGGCGCGGCGAATTACGATTCCATCGGCGAGAGCGAACCCGTGCCGTGCGGCGTCTTGATCGTCGTGCAGGTGCCGACCGGCACGTTCTTCCACGAATTGCCCTGAAAGTCCATCTTCGAGGTGCCCGCGCACGTCGTGCCGGCGCCGGCCTTGCAATCGTTGTGGCCGGCCATCGCCACGCCGTAGCATTTCTCCATGGCACCGCCGGCGGCCGGTTGGGTTTGGGCGAAAGCACCGCTAGCGAGCGAAGCGAGGGCGAGAGCGGCGGCGGCGAGTTTAAGGTTGTTCATGATGGATTCCTCAAGAGATTTCGTTTCAGGTTAGGTAGCAGCGCAGTCGGTTCAGGCCGTGGGCCGGATTTGCTTGCGTTTGCTGGAAGGTAATTCGACGACTTTCGACAACCGGTTACAGCAACGCGAAAAAAATTTTGCGTATGCCGCACCGACTGCGTTTCGCGGCAGTTTTGGTCGGCGCGCGCGGCAGCGTAAAATCTGCGCAAAATAAATTTCACTCTTTGTGTAACCAGAGCGACCGATGGATCGAACTAACGATGACGCGACGTTGCAAATCAAGGAGAAGCACCTGCAGGCGCTGCTTCTCAAAGGCATGGATGGCGACGAAGCGGCGTATCGGCGGTTCCTGTCGGAGTTGAGCACGCACTTGCGCGGTTTTCTGAGGAGGCGTTTGCACAGCCAGCCGGGCGATATCGAAGATCTCGTGCAGGAAGTGCTGCTGGCAGTCCACAACGGGCGGCACACCTACCGGCCCGAGGAACCGCTGACCGCATGGGTTCACGCGATCGCACGCTACAAGCTGACGGATTACTTTCGGGCGCGCTCGCGTTACGACGCGCTGAACGATCCGCTCGACGACGCCTTCGAGTTGCTGGCCGCGCCCGATCTGGAGCCGGCGCAGGCCAAGCGCGATCTCGGCAAGCTGCTCGAACAGTTGCCGGACCGCCAGCGGCTGCCGATCGTGCATGTCAAGCTGGAAGGGCTCTCCGTGTCGGAGACCGCGCAAATGACAGGCTTGTCGGAGTCGGCGGTGAAAATCGGCGTACACCGTGGGCTCAAGGCGCTGGCTGCAAAGATTCGAGGAACGCGATGAAAACGGACGACTTCATTTCCCTGCTTGCAACGGGCGCCGCGCCGGTCGACCGGCACCAGCTCGCCAAGCGCTTCAGCCTCGCCGTGCTGGTCGGCGCGGTCGGCGCGACGCTGATCGTCGCGGTGCTGCTCGGCGTGCGCCGCGATCTGGCGGAAGTGGCGGCCACGCCGATCTTCTGGGCGAAGATCGCGTTGCCGCTGTGCCTGATGCTCGGCGCGCTGCAACTGTCCACCCGGCTCGCCCGACCCGGCGCGGCCCTGAGCGCGAGCGGCCGCCTGCTGGTTGCCGTACCGCTGGCCGTGGTGTGGCTGGCGGGGCTTTATGTGCTGATGTCCGCGCCGAGCGACTTACGGCTCGCGCTGGTGCTCGGCAAAACGTGGCGCGTCTGCCCGTTCAATATCACGATGCTGTCGGTGCCGGGCTTCATCGCCGTTTTCTGGGCGCTCAAGGGACTCGCGCCGACCCGCCTCGCGCTGGCCGGCGCGGCGGGTGGGCTGCTGGCCGGCTCGACCGCCACGCTCGCCTATTGTCTGCATTGTCCCGAGATGGGGATTCCGTTCTGGGGCGTGTGGTACGTGCTCGGCATGCTGGTGCCGACTATCATCGGTGCATTGCTGGGGCCGCGCCTGTTGCGTTGGTGAGGCGCCCGGCGTGCCGCGGAGACCGCCATGTCATCGATTCAAGCCACGCAGTCCGATCTGTCCACCGGCGCGGCGCGCGCGCCGCTGACCGCGTTCGTGTTCGCGGGCGGCGGTAGTCTCGGCGCGATCGAAGTCGGCATGCTGCGGGAATTGCTCAATCGCGGCGAGCGTCCCGGTTGCGTCGTCGGCGCTTCCGCGGGCGCGATCAATGCCGCCTATTTCGCCGGCACGCCGAATGGCGAGGGCGTCGCGGAGCTGGAAGCGCTCTGGTGCCGCATCCGCCGCCAGGACATCATGCCGTTTTCCATGCTCGGGCTGCTCGACCTTCTGTTGCGGCGCCGTCCGCATCTGGTGGAAGCCAAAGCACTGCGCGCGCTGCTGGAAAAAAACCTGCGCTACGCGCGCATCGAGCAGGCGGCGTTGCCGCTGCATATCGTCGCGACCGAGGTGCTGTCGGGCAACGAAGTCGTCCTCTCGTCCGGCCCGGTGGTGGACGCCGTTCTTGCCAGCGCGGCGATTCCCGGCGTGTTTCCGCCGGTGCGTATCGACGGTGCGGATCTGGTGGATGGCGGCGTCGCCAACAACACGCCCATTTCAGTCGCGGTCGGTCTCGGCGCCACACGCATCGTCGTGCTGCCGGCCGGCTTTGCGTGCGCGCTGCACGCGCCGCCTTCCAGTCCGATCGGTCAAGCCATGCACGCGCTGACGCTGGTCATTGCGCGCCAGCTCGTTCGCGATCTGGAGTTTTACTCGACGCGCGCCGACATCTTCGTCGTACCGCCGCTCTGCCCGCTCGAAATCTCCCCCTACGATTACACGCAATGCGATCGTCTGATCGATCGGGCCGCCGGAAAAACGCGCGAGTGGCTCGATGGCGGCGGCCTGGAGCATGTGTTCATCCCCGGTGAATTGCGACAGCATGCGCACGCGGCGCATTGAGTGCGCAGTACGGCGAGACAAGCCCTAGAACAGTGGCGATGTCGCGCCGATCAGAACCGCTGCACCAAACCAAACTGCACACCCTTGACCGGCGCACCGGGATACGCAACCGGCAAGCCGGTCACGTTGACCCCACGCAGCGTGAAGCTGGCATCGTCGTGATTCGCGAGATACGCCGCCGTGAAATAGAACAGCAGCGTGCGCGAAAAGTTGTATTCGAACGATGCGCTGAACTGATCGGCGCTCGCACCTTCGCCCGTGAAATCCCGTACATGCGCATAGCCCAGCGACGCGCGCGCGTCAGCGGAAAAGCTGTATTGCGCCGACAGCGAGCCGCCCGCGCCGTGATACAGCGGCGAGCCGCCATCGCCGTTGAAAAACGACAGCCATACGCGGACTTTATCCATCGCGTAACTCGCGCCGCCGAGATTGGCGCGCAGCGCAGCGGCGCCGTGGGTCTGCTGACGCGCGAATAGCAGCTTGAAGTTGTCGATCTGATAGCGGACCGTCAGGTAGTAACCGTCGACGCCGTTACCATCGCTCTCCGACGCATCGCGCAGGGCCATCATGACGGTCGCGTCAAAACCGCCGACCTGCGGCGACAGATAGGTGATCGCGTTGTTCGTGTAGGGCGTGATCTTCGAGAGATTGTTGAGCCCCGACGCGATCGTGCCCGCGCCGAACGCGTCGAGATCGCCTTTGAACGGAATATAGATCGGCGAATACTGGCGGCCGAAGCGCACTTCGCCCCAGCGCCCTCGCGAGCCGATCCATGCCTGGCGGTTGAATATCACACCCGGAGTTTGCAACGTGCCGTCGGCGCTGCTGAAACCGTTTTCCAGCGCGAACACCACATAGGTCTCGGCGCCGATCGGCTCGGCGCCGCGCAAGCCGATTCGCGAGCCGCGATAAGCGCCCGAGTCGAGACGTGAGGTCCATCCGGAGCCGGGGTTGGTGATTTCAACGCTGGTGTCGAGCACGCCGTATAGCGTGACGGTGCCGTCGTCCGCCGCCATGGCGTGATGCAGGCCCAGCACCAGGCCAACCGCGCCGACGCTTGCGCGCACAACTACGTGACGAAGCCACGCGATGCGCCGCGTCACCGGAACTGGCGGGCGTGGCGCTGCTTTGACTGAAGATTTCGAAATGCGATGCACATGAGATCCTCCAAAGGCTGACCGATTATATTCGGCTCACCCGTTGAAAGAGACAGACATGTCCAGCGCTTTAGTGCCGATTCATAGCGCGGTAGCAAGGCCGCGTGCATCGCGGCGCGCGGTTCGTGCATTCGACGGCGGTGCGGACGCACTGGTCGAACCGTCCCGCAAATGAAACGTGGAGATCGACACTTGCAGCAGTTTCGCCTGCTCGGTGAGCGTCTGCGCGACGGCCGCCGCCTGTTCGACCAGCGCCGCGTTTTGCTGCGTCACGCTATCCATCTGCGTGACCGCGTCGCCGACCTGATCGATGCCCGCGCTCTGTTCGGCGGCCGCGGCGGCGATATCGCGCATGACGCCCGACACTTTCGCAATCGCCTCGCGCGCGTCGTGAATCGTCGCACCGGTTTTACCGACCAGCTCAGCACCGTTCTCGACCTTTTCCGCCGCGCGGCTGATCAGCGTGCGGATCTCTTTCGCGGCCGACGCACTGCGCTGCGCCAGGGTCCGCACTTCGCCGGCCACCACCGCGAAACCGCGCCCTTCGTCGCCGGCCCGAGCGGCCTCGACTGCCGCGTTGAGCGCGAGGATATTGGTCTGAAACGCAATGCCTTCGATCACGGCGATGATGTCGACCATACGCTGCGACTCCGCCGACATTTCCTGCATGGTCGACACCGCCTCGGCCGCCATCTCGCCGCCACGATTGACGATCTGCTCCGCGCTCGCCGTGAGGCGGCTGGCGGTCTGCGCGTTCTCCGCCGTCTGCCTGACCATCGCGGTCATCTGCTCCATGCTCGCGGCGGTTTCCTGCAGCGCCGCCGCCTGACTCTCCGTCCGTGCCGACAGGTCCGCGTTGCCGCCCGCGATCTCGCGCGCGCCGATCGCCACTTTGTCGGCCGCGCCCTTGATCTGTTCGATCGTCTGCGCGAGCGCGTCGCGCATGCGTTGCATGGTGAGCAGCAGACTCGATTCGTCGCCGTGACGGGTTTGGATCGGCACCGCGAGATTGCCGTTGCTGATCGCGCCGGCCACTTCAGCCACATAGACCGGATCGCCGCCAATGGCGCGCTGAATGCTGCGATTGGTGAGACTCACCAGCGCGGACAGCAGCAGCGCGACGGCCGCGAATACGCCGCCGACGAAATACAACGACTCCCTGAACGCGGCGTCGATATCGTCCACGTAAGCACCGGTCGCGATGATCCAGTCCCACGGCGCGTAACGCACCACGTAGCCGATCTTGCCGACCGCGGCGGAGGGCGGGTCTTGCGGATGCGGGAACACGTAATCCACGAAGCCGCCTTGCGGCGCCTGCGCGACCGCGGCGAACGTCACGTAGTGATGGCGGCCGTCGGCATCGGCGGAAGCGGCGAGCTCTTTGCCGTTCAGCGCGGGCTTCATCGCGTGCATGATCATGCGCGGCGTCGAATCGATCACGAGAAAGTAGCCGTCTTCGCCATAACGAATGCCGCGCAGGCGTTCGAGCGCCTGCTTACGCGCGTCGGCCTCGCTGAGCGCGCCGCTTTGCGCCAGCGCCGCATATTCGTTGACGATACTGAGGCCCACGTGCGCCACGTTCACCAGATCGTGTTTGCGTTCCTCGATGCGCGTCTGACGCGATAGCCACGCCGCCGACACGGACACGGCAAGGAGTGCGATCAGGCTGACGACGAGCGGCAGCCAGAGTTTCTGCGTGAAACTGAATCGATGCATGCCCACGCCTCAGATCGGTGTCGACGGATTGAACGAAGTCTTGTTCGAGTTATCGTTATTTTGATGGCTGCGCTGAAGGCGGCCATTCAATCCGTTTATCGGCAACTGTGACGCCGATATGTCTAGAGACAAACCCTTTGTCGAACGGCATCGACGTCGCGGCCATGCGTACTAGATCGAACCACTCCCCTGATAATCGCGCGGCACGAAGGCCTCGATGCGATTTCGCCCGGCGCCTTTCGCGCGGTAGAGCGCCTGGTCCGCGGCTTCGACGATCTGATGCGTGGAGCCCACGCCCGCCGATTCCGACACGGCCACCGCCACGCCGATGCTGACGGTGACGTGATCGCCCAGCGGCGTCTCGTTGCGGATGCGCAGCGCCTGAACCGCGCTCAGCATTTTGGCCGCCACGCGACGCGCGCCGTCTTCGTCGGTGGCCGGCAGGATCGCGGCGAACTCCTCGCCGCCATAGCGCGCCAGCAGATCGCCGCCGCGCGGGAGCGCCACCTGCAACGCGGCCGCCACCGCAACAAGGCATTTGTCGCCGGCCGGATGACCGTAGCGGTCGTTCAGCTTCTTGAAGTGGTCGATATCGATCAGCAACACGCCGAGCGGATGCTGCGTACGCGCGGCACGGCTCCATTCGAGCGCCAGCGTTTGATCGAAGCAACGACGGTTGGCCACATTGGTCAACGCGTCCGTCAGCGCGATTTTTTCGAGGCGGTCGCGCGCGTCGCTCAACGCCTGCTGGGTCCGAACCAGCCGGCTTTGCAAGGTCGTGGTGCGGATCGTGTACACCACCAGGGCGGTAAAAATGCCTACCGTGCCGACATAAAAGTGTTCACGCATCAGGACGATGCTCAACGCGAGCAGCGCCAACGTGTACACGATCGGACTGACGTTTTCGATAATCACCGCGAGCGGCCTCTTCCAGTCGGCCGTGTCGGCATCGACGGTGTTTGCCGGGCGCGTGAAGCACGCCGCGCTCAACAGCAGGAAGGGAATGTCGACGATCACGTCCATCAACGCGTGGCCGTCGGAAACCGCGGCCCAGTGGTTATACACCGCGGCGACAAGCGCATAGACCCACAAATAGCCGCACAAGATTTCGTAGAACCGGCGGCCCGCGTTACGCGGTTGAACCAGCAGGCGCAACGTTGCCGCAACGGCCAGCAGGCCGTTCTCGACGTCGTAGGTCAGCACCAGCACTGACGCCGAGATTGGCGCGAGCGCATGACCTGAAAACGGCACGACGGAGAAGATCGTGATGTACGCAAGGTAAGCGGTCACGACCGCCTGAATGCCGTCCATCCACACGAAAAAAAGAATCCGCTGGCCGTTCGACACCGACGCGATCGCGAGGAGGATCGGCACGGCGTAGAGAAAGTAGCTGAAGTCGGAGAACCACGCGATGCTCTCCGGAATCTGCTGGAAGATATCTTCCCAGGCGCTGAGCGCCACGCCGAGAATCCACAGAAACAGGCCGACGCCGAGCAGGACCCACGGCATGCGCAACGCGCGGACCTCGGCGCGAGCGCGCCAGCAGCAGGCCGCCAACGCGAGCGAAGGCGCGACGATCAGAAAAGGATAGCTAGCCAGGGTGGAGCGCGACGGGAACATCAGCAGGCACAGTGCGTGTGCGCCGATGAAGCACAAGGCAAACAGTACGAGACGTATCGACGTTGGCAAGTGGCGCAAAACGTGACCCCCTAAACCTGAGGACGCCCGATGAAAACCATCGTGACCCAATGGCGATTCAGCTTCTCTAGTGTCTGTCGGCCATGTGATTCATCTTAACTGATGCGATGCGGGCCGAACACCCGGAAGTCATCGAGGGTATGCCCGGCATCGCGCTGGCGCGAGCGCCGCTCAAGCGGCCGTTCGAGCGGCCGCTCGAGACTAGATCGGCAACGGCGTGGCCGTATGCGCCGGATAGCTCGGCGGCCTGCGCCACTGGGTGGCCTGTTCGTACGCATAGCCGAGCGCCAGCAAACGCGCCTCGCTCCACGCGGGTCCAACGAACGACAACCCGACCGGCAGTCCACGCACCTGGCCGGCCGGCACCGTGAGGTGTGGATAACCGGCCACGGCGGCCGGCGTCGAAAACCCGCCGCCGCCGTCGCTGTCGCCATTGATGAAGTCGGTCAGCCACGCCGTGCCGCCGGTCGGCGCGACGATAGCATCCAGCCCGTGCTGACGCAGCACACGATCGAGTCCTTCGTCGCGCGATTGCTTACGGCAAGCTGCCAGCGCGGTTCGATACGCGTCGCTGTCCAGGTCTCCGAGCGCCTGCGCCTGGTCGAACAGTTCCTGGCCGAAGTAAGGCATCTCGTCTCGGCGATGCGCGTTGTCGAAAGCGATCAGATCGGCCAGCGTATGAATCGGCGCGTGCGGCGCGAACGTGTCGAGCCACAGCGGCAGATCGTGTTTGAATTCATGCAGCAGAACGGCCAGTTCTTCCTTGCCGTAGCCGACCTTCGGCAGATCGATCGGGTCGACGATTTCCGCGCCGAGCCGTTTCAACTGCGCGATGGCCAGGTCGATCTGCTGGTCGACTTCGTCGTGTCCCGTGAAAAATTCCCGCGCCACGCCGAGGCGCGCGCCTTTCAGCGCGTCTTTGCGCAAGGCCCGCAGGTAATCATCCGGTGCTGGAGCCGGCAGCGTTCGTGGATCGCGCGGGTCGGGGCCGCCTGCCAGGGCCGACAGCAGCAGCGCCGCATCGCGCACCGTCGCCGTGATCGGACCAGGCGTGTCCTGACTGTGCGAGATCGGGATGATGCCGTCACGGCTCACGCGACCCACGGTCGGCTTCAGTCCAACCACACCGCACATCGACGCGGGCGACACGATCGAGCCGTCGGTCTCCGTGCCGATCGCCATGGTGGTCATGCCCGCCGCGACGGCTGCGGCCGACCCGGAACTCGAACCGCTGGTCGTGCGATCCAGACCGTAGGGATTGCGCGTCAGGCCGCCGCGTCCGCTCCAGCCGCTGGTTGAACGGGTGGAGCGAATGTTCGCCCATTCGCTCAAATTCGTTTTACCGACAATCACCGCGCCCGCCTCGCGCAAGCGGCGCACGAGCTCGGCGTCGCGCGTCGCGCGAATGCCGTCGAGCGCGAGCGAACCCGCGGTGGTCGCCATGCGGTCGCCGGTCGCGATATTGTCCTTGATGACGATCGGCATGCCGTGCAGCGGGCCACGCAGCTTGCCCGCGCGGCGTTCGCTATCCAGCGCGGCGGCGATCCGCAACGCGTCGGGATTCAGTTCGATGATGCTGCGCAGGCGTGGACCACGGCGGTCGAGCGCGTCGATGCGGCTGAGCGCGAGGCGCGTGGCCTGGGTGGCGCTGGTGGCGCTGGTCGCGCTGCCGGTGTTGGCGACGTCGCCCGATACCGGGGCGAGCGGACCCGTATCCGCAGCGTGCGTGGCGTTGGTCGAGAGCAGCCCGGAGGCGAGTAAACCGAAAGACTTGATGAATCCGCGTCGTTGCATGGAGAGATTGGAATCGGCGTTTGTTTTACGTTTTAGGGCGAATCACATTTGGGTAAAGTGGCTCGAAGCTGCGGCTCGAAACTCGCGAGCGTATCTTGCCAAAATTCATTGCAACGCAGGCCCCTAAGACTCGTATGTTTATGCCTGATACATCGCAAGACCGATGTTTCTAAAGCTGCGCCGCGTCACCCAGGTTTTCGCTCCCGGCCCGGCAAGTCCTGCAGCAGGTTCATGAACGCCCGCACCTTGGCGCTCAGCAGACGCCGCGAATGATAGAGCGCCCAGATCTCGACCGGCGGCCCGTCCTCGGTTCCCCAGCAGACGAGCCGTCCTGACAGCACGTCGGGTTCCACCAGCAGGCGCGGCAGAAGCGCCGCGCCCACACCGTTCAGCACCGCGTCGCGCACCATTAATAGCGAAGACAGCCGCAGCACCGGCGTGGGCGCAAACGTCCGCACCTCGCCGCCCTTCACCCGCACGCGCCAGAGCGCGACGCGCGCCGCCGCGGCCGACATGACGGCGGGCACCGGCAAGGGGTCGGGGTCGGCCTGCGCATCGGCCTGCGCATCGGCCTGCGCATCGCTCGCGGATGCCGACGGAATCGACACCGTCGGCGCCGCGACCATCCACCGTTGATCGCCAAGAATGCGGCGTCCCACCAGTTGTTCGTCACTCGGCGGATTGATGCGAATCACGAGGTCGTAACCATCCTCCACCGGATCGACCACGCGGTCTTCCGCCACCACCTCGAGCTCGACCTGCGGATAAGCCAGCGCGAAACGCGTTGCGATCTGGCCCAGCACCACATGCGCGAACACCATCGGCGCGCTGATGCGCAAACGCCCGCGCGGCACCGGCGCGCGCGACGCGACGTTTTCGCCCGCCTCCTGAATCTCCGTCATCAGCCCGCGCGTGCGCTCGTGCAGCACGAGCCCTTCCTCGGTGAGGCGCAACGTGCGCGAGCCGCGCTCGATCAGGCGCACGCCGAGCTGTTCCTCCAGTTCCGCCACGCGCCGCGACAGCGTGGCCTTGGGGCGGTCGAGCGCCCGGCTGGCCGGCCCGAAACCGCCGTGCAACGCCACCGCGTTGAAATCGCCCAGTGAGGTCAAGTCCATGATCGTTCCAAATATGAGACGAGGTGTCTGGATTTTTGCACTTTCGGCGACCAGATGGAACGACTATTGTTCATCTCACGGGCTGATCGCAGCCCATCCAACCCAAGGAGCACATCATGGCAATCCTCGTTACAGGCAGCACGGGCGTTATCGGCAAGCAGGTTCTCGCGCATCTGAACGGCGGCGGCGTCGAAGTCCGCGCGCTGACCCGTTCACCGGAAAAAGCGCAATTCCCCGCAGGCGTCAGCGCGGTTCAAGGCGACCTGTCCGACGTGGACGGCTTGCGGCGCGCGATGCAAGGCGTCAGCACGCT
This genomic stretch from Paraburkholderia bryophila harbors:
- a CDS encoding GGDEF domain-containing protein; protein product: MPTSIRLVLFALCFIGAHALCLLMFPSRSTLASYPFLIVAPSLALAACCWRARAEVRALRMPWVLLGVGLFLWILGVALSAWEDIFQQIPESIAWFSDFSYFLYAVPILLAIASVSNGQRILFFVWMDGIQAVVTAYLAYITIFSVVPFSGHALAPISASVLVLTYDVENGLLAVAATLRLLVQPRNAGRRFYEILCGYLWVYALVAAVYNHWAAVSDGHALMDVIVDIPFLLLSAACFTRPANTVDADTADWKRPLAVIIENVSPIVYTLALLALSIVLMREHFYVGTVGIFTALVVYTIRTTTLQSRLVRTQQALSDARDRLEKIALTDALTNVANRRCFDQTLALEWSRAARTQHPLGVLLIDIDHFKKLNDRYGHPAGDKCLVAVAAALQVALPRGGDLLARYGGEEFAAILPATDEDGARRVAAKMLSAVQALRIRNETPLGDHVTVSIGVAVAVSESAGVGSTHQIVEAADQALYRAKGAGRNRIEAFVPRDYQGSGSI
- a CDS encoding amidase; the encoded protein is MQRRGFIKSFGLLASGLLSTNATHAADTGPLAPVSGDVANTGSATSATSATQATRLALSRIDALDRRGPRLRSIIELNPDALRIAAALDSERRAGKLRGPLHGMPIVIKDNIATGDRMATTAGSLALDGIRATRDAELVRRLREAGAVIVGKTNLSEWANIRSTRSTSGWSGRGGLTRNPYGLDRTTSGSSSGSAAAVAAGMTTMAIGTETDGSIVSPASMCGVVGLKPTVGRVSRDGIIPISHSQDTPGPITATVRDAALLLSALAGGPDPRDPRTLPAPAPDDYLRALRKDALKGARLGVAREFFTGHDEVDQQIDLAIAQLKRLGAEIVDPIDLPKVGYGKEELAVLLHEFKHDLPLWLDTFAPHAPIHTLADLIAFDNAHRRDEMPYFGQELFDQAQALGDLDSDAYRTALAACRKQSRDEGLDRVLRQHGLDAIVAPTGGTAWLTDFINGDSDGGGGFSTPAAVAGYPHLTVPAGQVRGLPVGLSFVGPAWSEARLLALGYAYEQATQWRRPPSYPAHTATPLPI
- a CDS encoding LysR family transcriptional regulator yields the protein MDLTSLGDFNAVALHGGFGPASRALDRPKATLSRRVAELEEQLGVRLIERGSRTLRLTEEGLVLHERTRGLMTEIQEAGENVASRAPVPRGRLRISAPMVFAHVVLGQIATRFALAYPQVELEVVAEDRVVDPVEDGYDLVIRINPPSDEQLVGRRILGDQRWMVAAPTVSIPSASASDAQADAQADAQADPDPLPVPAVMSAAAARVALWRVRVKGGEVRTFAPTPVLRLSSLLMVRDAVLNGVGAALLPRLLVEPDVLSGRLVCWGTEDGPPVEIWALYHSRRLLSAKVRAFMNLLQDLPGRERKPG